In the Advenella kashmirensis WT001 genome, one interval contains:
- a CDS encoding DHCW motif cupin fold protein, protein MKIPALAFTVTDWEKLPATEHPGEQGQALWRTLNIGDIRVRVVEYSPGYLADHWCDRGHILYVLEGELESQLKDGRTFMLTAGMSYQVSDFGDAAHRSFTRTGVKLFIVD, encoded by the coding sequence TTGAAGATACCTGCCCTGGCCTTTACCGTTACCGATTGGGAAAAATTACCAGCTACCGAACATCCGGGCGAGCAAGGCCAGGCATTATGGCGCACACTCAATATCGGCGACATTCGTGTACGCGTAGTCGAATATTCCCCGGGTTATCTGGCCGATCATTGGTGCGATCGCGGGCATATTCTGTATGTGCTGGAAGGCGAGCTGGAATCACAACTGAAAGATGGTCGCACATTCATGCTCACTGCAGGCATGAGCTATCAGGTCTCCGATTTTGGCGATGCGGCCCACCGGTCATTCACCCGTACCGGCGTTAAACTGTTTATTGTGGACTGA